The Ananas comosus cultivar F153 unplaced genomic scaffold, ASM154086v1, whole genome shotgun sequence genome includes a region encoding these proteins:
- the LOC109705082 gene encoding proline-rich protein 36-like has translation MCFPLVRPLPFEPPPPGLCPPARHTSSAARRPPRPPPRLLEPIRESNVGLDLASPASGSPDRCSLCPDRCSLCPGLNSRSSPASPKPPRLALPPMARPPSPGAGDHLLPPTLPISCGPALGSSYPASLLPLLPPLHSAEPSPS, from the coding sequence ATGTGCTTCCCGCTGGTCCGGCCCCTGCCGTTCGAGCCCCCCCCGCCCGGCCTGTGTCCGCCAGCCCGCcacacctcctccgccgctcgcCGCCCTCCCCGGCCGCCTCCCCGCTTGCTGGAACCCATCCGTGAATCCAACGTGGGCCTCGACCTTGCCAGTCCGGCCTCGGGCTCCCCTGATCGGTGCTCCCTCTGTCCTGATCGGTGCTCCCTCTGTCCGGGCTTGAACTCCCGGAGCTCTCCTGCCAGCCCGAAGCCCCCCCGGCTCGCCCTCCCTCCCATGGCGCGCCCTCCCTCCCCGGGGGCCGGAGACCACCTGCTGCCTCCCACCTTGCCTATCTCCTGCGGCCCGGCCTTGGGCTCTTCCTATCCTGCCAGCTTGCTCCCCTTGCTCCCCCCCCTTCACTCTGCTGAGCCCTCCCCCTCCTAA